A stretch of the Parachlamydia acanthamoebae genome encodes the following:
- a CDS encoding Stp1/IreP family PP2C-type Ser/Thr phosphatase: protein MSYKVITFGLSDVGLVRQNNEDVWDQVPTIRFFVLADGMGGHQAGEVAAKETVHHLCKLAQKKFNALLKPSLKESYQTLKHAIVQVNKHIYKMSRESSDLKGMGTTLCCLYFHTEGVIYGHVGDSRIYRLRDKKLEQLTKDHSLLCEMMDLGQIHEQQMPNFLYKNIITKAIGTELIVDPSIAITDFMYGDIFMMCTDGLSDLLSQKEMENILNHASSPQEAVEKLVKAAKNKGGYDNVTVVMLHVIKENESENLSR from the coding sequence ATGTCATATAAAGTTATTACATTTGGTCTTTCCGATGTGGGTCTCGTCAGACAAAATAATGAAGACGTTTGGGACCAAGTACCAACGATTCGTTTTTTTGTTTTAGCAGATGGTATGGGTGGACATCAGGCAGGAGAGGTCGCTGCTAAAGAAACGGTCCATCACTTATGCAAATTGGCTCAAAAGAAATTTAACGCTTTGCTTAAACCGTCGCTAAAAGAATCCTACCAGACATTGAAACACGCCATCGTCCAAGTCAATAAACATATTTATAAAATGAGCCGTGAATCAAGCGACCTTAAAGGCATGGGAACGACTCTTTGCTGCCTCTATTTTCATACTGAAGGAGTCATTTACGGTCATGTAGGTGACAGCCGAATTTATCGTTTAAGAGATAAAAAATTAGAACAGCTCACTAAAGACCATTCCCTTTTGTGTGAAATGATGGATTTAGGGCAAATTCATGAGCAGCAAATGCCCAATTTTTTATATAAAAATATTATCACTAAAGCAATTGGGACGGAATTGATCGTAGATCCCTCCATCGCCATTACAGACTTTATGTATGGGGATATTTTCATGATGTGCACAGATGGTCTTTCCGATCTACTTTCACAAAAGGAAATGGAGAATATTCTCAATCATGCATCATCCCCCCAAGAGGCTGTCGAAAAACTTGTCAAAGCAGCTAAAAATAAGGGCGGCTATGATAATGTCACGGTTGTTATGTTACATGTAATTAAAGAGAATGAATCAGAAAATTTATCTAGATAA
- a CDS encoding cysteine desulfurase family protein: MNQKIYLDNNASTPLAPQVLQTMLECLSENVGNPSSIHSFGQASRAKLVNARHSLASYLKVPPDEIIFTSGGTEGINLLIKGLLEQKNGHVITSNVEHACIFNTLKAYEKKGQAVSWLNAGLRGAVQPEAIKAAIRPDTRLIVLTAVNGETGVKLDVASIASIAQEAKIPFVLDSVAQLGKEEISILPGVSAMCFSAHKIHGPKGVGFIWLKRGTPFISTLTGGPQEFGKRAGSENLAGIVGLASAVMLLNQELPEAAHRMRSLRDHFEATLLGNLPGVKINGQGERIANVSNLSFEGIEGETLITLLDREGIAVSHGSACSSGALEPSRILLNMGVSMDQSTSSIRFSLSRFTTAEEIDKTIATVIRLVSHLRNLMKP, encoded by the coding sequence ATGAATCAGAAAATTTATCTAGATAATAATGCAAGCACTCCGCTTGCACCTCAAGTCCTTCAGACCATGTTAGAATGTCTTTCAGAAAATGTGGGAAATCCTTCCAGCATTCATTCATTTGGGCAAGCATCACGTGCAAAACTTGTGAATGCTCGACATTCTCTCGCATCTTATTTGAAAGTCCCACCAGATGAGATTATTTTTACCTCTGGTGGAACCGAAGGAATTAATTTGCTCATTAAAGGCCTATTAGAGCAAAAAAACGGACATGTCATCACATCAAACGTTGAGCATGCATGCATATTTAACACCCTAAAAGCATATGAGAAAAAAGGACAAGCTGTTTCATGGTTAAATGCCGGCTTACGCGGGGCCGTTCAACCTGAAGCGATAAAAGCAGCCATTCGCCCAGACACTCGCTTAATTGTTTTAACGGCAGTCAATGGCGAAACAGGTGTAAAACTCGATGTTGCCTCTATAGCTTCCATTGCACAGGAAGCCAAAATCCCTTTTGTTTTGGATAGTGTTGCTCAATTAGGAAAAGAAGAAATTTCTATTTTGCCAGGTGTATCCGCCATGTGCTTTAGTGCTCATAAAATTCACGGCCCTAAAGGGGTGGGTTTTATTTGGTTAAAGCGGGGAACGCCTTTCATTTCTACTCTGACAGGAGGGCCACAAGAATTTGGCAAACGCGCGGGATCAGAAAATTTAGCCGGTATTGTAGGACTCGCTAGTGCTGTCATGCTTTTGAACCAAGAACTTCCTGAAGCAGCACATCGGATGCGTTCTTTAAGAGATCACTTTGAAGCAACACTTCTAGGTAATCTTCCAGGAGTCAAAATCAATGGCCAAGGCGAACGGATTGCAAATGTGAGCAACCTATCATTTGAAGGAATTGAAGGAGAAACGCTTATTACACTTCTAGATCGTGAAGGAATTGCAGTGAGCCATGGATCTGCGTGCTCTTCTGGAGCCCTTGAACCTTCCCGAATCTTACTTAACATGGGAGTCTCAATGGATCAATCAACTTCCTCCATTCGCTTTTCTTTAAGCCGCTTTACCACTGCAGAAGAGATTGACAAGACAATTGCCACAGTTATTCGCCTTGTGTCCCATTTGCGCAATTTAATGAAACCGTGA
- a CDS encoding glycogen synthase: MHIIHIAAELAPLAKVGGLADVVLGLSRELSWKGHDVDIIIPKYDCMDSNQIGDLTIDTDNLMSYYHNEWHRNTVWSGWVENLKVYFIDPHHPRRFFNRGCFYGCDDDVERYLYFCRASLEFLFKKQIQCDIIHLHDWQTAVIPILARDIYENLGFNHAKTMLTIHNIEYQGRCSAFDLDRIGLKGESYYTPEKLQDEVYPESLNLLKGGITYSNYVTTVSPTYAKEVLTKEFGFGLESTLLKNTDKFKGILNGVDYSYWNPEIDRYLPAHYSARELPKDKKDRNTLDNKGFIKKVLRERLELSEKHKPIIGCIARLVPQKGIDLIKQAISYIVEQGGQFVLLGFSPIQSISEDFHHLQQIYQNHTDVSLILHHQEELAHEIFAGSDILIVPSLFEPCGLTQMIALKYGTIPVVRKTGGLSDTIIDVDTPYEAGEANGYTFEDPTSESFHAALHRAIHCWFDEPEKWRQLMVHGMNIDFSWNHPADRYLEIYKQLEHK, encoded by the coding sequence ATGCATATTATTCATATCGCAGCAGAACTTGCACCACTTGCCAAAGTCGGCGGCCTTGCAGATGTTGTTCTCGGACTCTCTCGTGAACTATCTTGGAAAGGTCATGATGTTGATATTATTATCCCAAAATACGATTGCATGGATAGCAATCAGATTGGAGATCTAACAATTGATACAGACAATCTAATGTCTTATTATCACAACGAATGGCACCGCAATACCGTTTGGTCGGGCTGGGTTGAGAATTTAAAAGTCTACTTTATTGACCCCCACCACCCTCGCCGTTTTTTTAATCGCGGTTGCTTTTATGGCTGTGATGATGATGTGGAAAGATACCTCTATTTTTGCCGAGCTTCTTTGGAGTTCTTGTTTAAAAAGCAAATTCAATGCGACATTATCCACTTACATGATTGGCAAACGGCAGTCATCCCTATTTTAGCACGCGATATCTATGAAAATTTGGGATTTAATCATGCTAAAACCATGTTGACAATTCACAACATCGAATATCAGGGCAGATGCTCAGCCTTTGATCTTGATCGTATCGGATTAAAAGGCGAATCGTATTATACCCCTGAAAAACTTCAAGATGAAGTTTATCCCGAATCATTAAATCTTCTTAAAGGCGGGATTACCTATTCGAATTATGTCACAACGGTCTCTCCAACATATGCCAAAGAAGTTCTTACAAAAGAATTTGGCTTTGGTCTTGAAAGCACATTGCTCAAGAATACAGATAAGTTTAAAGGCATTTTAAATGGTGTCGATTACTCTTATTGGAATCCAGAAATTGATCGCTATTTACCTGCTCACTATTCAGCAAGAGAGCTTCCAAAGGATAAAAAAGATCGCAATACACTCGATAATAAAGGGTTTATTAAAAAAGTTTTAAGGGAGCGTTTAGAACTATCTGAAAAACATAAACCGATCATTGGTTGTATCGCTCGCCTCGTCCCTCAAAAAGGGATCGATCTGATTAAACAGGCTATTTCCTATATCGTTGAGCAAGGCGGGCAATTTGTTCTGCTCGGATTTAGCCCTATTCAAAGCATTAGTGAAGATTTTCATCACTTACAGCAAATCTACCAGAATCATACAGATGTCAGCCTCATTCTTCACCATCAAGAAGAGTTAGCTCATGAAATTTTTGCTGGATCGGATATCTTAATTGTCCCCTCATTGTTCGAACCGTGTGGGCTTACCCAAATGATTGCGCTTAAATATGGCACAATTCCCGTTGTGCGTAAAACGGGCGGTCTTTCAGATACAATCATTGATGTCGATACGCCCTATGAAGCTGGAGAAGCCAATGGTTATACTTTTGAAGATCCTACATCCGAAAGTTTCCACGCAGCTCTTCACAGAGCCATCCATTGCTGGTTCGACGAACCGGAAAAATGGAGACAGCTAATGGTTCATGGCATGAATATTGATTTTAGCTGGAATCACCCTGCTGATCGTTATTTGGAAATCTACAAACAACTCGAGCATAAATAA
- the pgsA gene encoding CDP-diacylglycerol--glycerol-3-phosphate 3-phosphatidyltransferase, with the protein MNIANALTIIRLCISPFFLLVYLKPDFFNISTTGLPYVLLALWAVSELSDAFDGYLARRYNQVTELGKILDPMADSIAHTTVFLTFTESPVNLPIPLLFVFLYRDSVVSTLRTICALKGFALAARTSGKIKAVIQAMAAFFILLLMIPHAKGLLSQENLHFTSTWIVTGAALYTIYSGFDYIYANWSYIARMLIPPQNPTQSG; encoded by the coding sequence TTGAATATTGCGAATGCTTTGACCATTATCCGACTTTGTATCAGCCCATTTTTTTTATTAGTCTATTTGAAACCCGATTTCTTTAATATCTCAACAACCGGCCTTCCCTATGTGCTTTTAGCCTTATGGGCTGTCTCCGAACTTTCAGATGCTTTTGATGGATATCTAGCCCGCCGCTATAACCAAGTCACAGAACTAGGTAAGATTCTGGATCCTATGGCAGATAGCATCGCCCACACAACGGTTTTTCTGACCTTCACAGAGTCCCCTGTCAACCTACCAATTCCGCTTCTATTCGTCTTTCTTTATCGAGATTCTGTTGTCAGTACACTTCGCACTATTTGCGCTTTGAAAGGATTTGCCTTAGCTGCACGCACAAGCGGCAAGATTAAAGCTGTCATCCAAGCCATGGCGGCCTTTTTTATTCTACTTTTAATGATTCCTCATGCAAAAGGCTTGCTTTCTCAAGAAAATTTACACTTTACAAGTACTTGGATTGTGACTGGTGCTGCCTTGTACACTATTTATTCTGGTTTTGATTATATTTATGCAAACTGGTCCTATATCGCACGCATGCTAATTCCCCCTCAAAATCCTACTCAATCTGGATAA
- a CDS encoding adenosine kinase, producing the protein MAYEILGIGNPLMDFIIQIDEAYLHALAGIKGGMETIDYQTIMQIIGKNPVSQQTPGGSATNTVKGLAQLGKRCALVGKIGKDRIGQQLIEVLSDIGIQTFFSISEQPTGMAACLITPDGERTFRTYVGPMTTFTPDELKPCYFEGVKLVYLEGYNFLYPGVIEKAMELAKEAGAKVAMDVSSVEMASSFQSKIIELLPRYVDILFANEQESIALTHLPPKKGCNILKDLCETVVIHSPEGCWIGQRQFETFASHIPIIPLDSTGAGDAFTSGFLYGYLSGHSLKESALLGMNAGKAVVQILGAELSSESWHQIKINSL; encoded by the coding sequence ATGGCATATGAGATTCTCGGCATTGGAAATCCTTTAATGGACTTTATCATTCAGATTGATGAAGCCTATCTACATGCATTAGCAGGGATTAAAGGTGGGATGGAAACTATCGACTACCAAACGATTATGCAAATCATTGGGAAAAATCCGGTTTCACAACAAACACCTGGTGGGAGTGCCACCAATACCGTAAAAGGACTGGCACAACTAGGGAAAAGGTGCGCTCTTGTGGGAAAAATAGGAAAGGATAGAATTGGTCAGCAACTCATAGAAGTGCTTTCTGATATCGGCATTCAAACTTTTTTTTCTATAAGTGAACAACCAACAGGAATGGCCGCTTGCTTAATCACTCCCGACGGAGAAAGAACTTTTCGCACCTATGTGGGACCAATGACCACATTTACTCCCGATGAGTTAAAACCTTGCTATTTTGAAGGGGTAAAACTTGTCTACTTAGAAGGATACAACTTCCTTTATCCAGGAGTCATTGAAAAAGCTATGGAGCTGGCCAAAGAGGCTGGAGCAAAAGTTGCGATGGATGTTTCAAGTGTCGAAATGGCCTCCTCTTTTCAATCCAAAATCATCGAACTGCTTCCTCGATATGTGGATATTCTTTTTGCTAATGAGCAAGAAAGCATAGCCTTAACCCATCTTCCTCCAAAGAAAGGATGCAACATTTTGAAAGATCTTTGCGAAACGGTTGTGATTCATAGCCCTGAAGGTTGCTGGATCGGTCAGCGTCAATTTGAAACCTTTGCCTCCCATATTCCCATTATCCCTTTGGATTCAACTGGGGCGGGAGATGCATTTACAAGTGGTTTTTTATATGGATACTTATCCGGACACTCACTAAAAGAATCTGCTCTTTTAGGAATGAATGCAGGAAAGGCTGTAGTTCAAATTTTGGGAGCCGAGCTTTCTTCTGAAAGCTGGCACCAAATTAAAATTAACAGCCTTTAA
- a CDS encoding amino acid carrier protein: MAPILKFLVSTEDFLWSYISAPLVLLLGFFLTFQSNFVQIRKFPSAIYTLVSFLKDTSSHENGGVHPVKVFFACVGGCVGIGNIVSICTAVQIGGPGAIFWIWLTAIGGMVIKYAEVYLGLRYRIANANGSFDGGPMYFLTRAFKQKWIPTFVAFLLCLYCVEIWQFKVITTSVSSNFPISEPVVVFILIALIVFATSGGVGRVGNISSAVIPIFIVLYVTMGCWILMQNLSVLPALFHEVITSAFSGHAATGGFIGSTMMLTASQGIRRGCYTGDVGIGYASVIHSETSVKIPEKQACLVFMDIFLDSFVVCTTTILLTLITGVWNQPLDCSLLVQRALEGYFPFMNFFMPFFLFLLGYSTINAFFCVGLKCAQFLHPTKGRPLFYVYAVSALILFALVDSTAAQSVMTIMGGILLVINVIGIFKLRKEISFEIDSIKEECELSLV, from the coding sequence ATGGCACCCATCTTAAAATTTTTGGTGAGTACGGAAGACTTTCTATGGAGCTACATCTCAGCCCCACTAGTTTTGCTGCTAGGCTTTTTTCTGACATTCCAGTCAAATTTTGTTCAGATAAGAAAATTCCCTTCAGCGATTTATACTTTAGTTAGTTTTTTAAAGGATACCAGTTCTCATGAAAACGGCGGCGTTCATCCAGTAAAAGTATTTTTTGCTTGTGTGGGTGGATGTGTTGGCATTGGAAACATTGTTTCCATTTGCACGGCTGTGCAAATTGGTGGACCAGGAGCCATTTTTTGGATCTGGTTGACTGCGATTGGGGGAATGGTCATCAAGTATGCCGAGGTTTACCTGGGTTTACGCTATCGGATTGCTAATGCTAATGGGAGCTTCGATGGGGGGCCCATGTATTTTTTAACACGCGCTTTTAAACAAAAGTGGATTCCTACATTTGTAGCTTTTTTACTCTGCCTTTATTGTGTAGAGATTTGGCAATTTAAAGTGATTACGACAAGTGTCTCCTCTAATTTTCCGATTAGTGAACCTGTGGTTGTCTTTATCCTAATCGCTCTCATTGTTTTTGCGACAAGTGGGGGAGTTGGAAGAGTGGGTAATATTTCGAGCGCCGTGATTCCCATTTTTATTGTGCTTTATGTCACTATGGGATGCTGGATTTTAATGCAAAATCTATCTGTTCTTCCAGCTCTCTTTCATGAAGTGATTACATCTGCTTTTTCTGGTCATGCTGCTACTGGTGGGTTTATTGGAAGCACGATGATGTTGACCGCTTCGCAAGGAATTAGAAGAGGATGCTATACAGGAGATGTGGGAATAGGCTACGCGTCCGTTATTCATAGCGAGACATCTGTTAAGATACCAGAAAAACAAGCTTGTTTAGTTTTTATGGATATTTTTTTAGATTCTTTTGTGGTTTGCACGACAACGATTCTCCTAACACTGATTACTGGTGTATGGAATCAGCCCCTTGATTGCTCTCTTTTGGTTCAACGGGCTTTGGAAGGCTACTTTCCTTTCATGAACTTTTTCATGCCTTTCTTTTTGTTCTTACTTGGCTATTCCACGATCAATGCGTTTTTCTGTGTGGGGCTTAAGTGCGCTCAGTTTTTACATCCGACGAAAGGGCGCCCGCTTTTTTATGTATATGCCGTAAGTGCTCTCATTCTTTTTGCGTTGGTAGATTCCACAGCAGCTCAAAGTGTGATGACGATTATGGGGGGAATCCTCTTGGTGATAAACGTGATTGGAATTTTCAAGCTGCGCAAAGAAATTTCATTTGAGATCGATTCAATCAAAGAAGAATGTGAGTTGTCGCTCGTTTAG
- a CDS encoding DTW domain-containing protein — translation MQFFPPTLVIRHRKENLKKCSLRGLENRPDFSFLSYPIEELPSLDSYVLLTIDAPPLDSSDAQNGLLVLDATWRYAEKMFDWVQQKASIKLRSIPPQCRTAYPRCQTACPFPEQGLASIEAIYIAYTILKRDPSQLLDQYYWKEEFIRKNKSFLDSLRL, via the coding sequence ATGCAATTCTTTCCTCCAACTCTAGTTATCCGCCATCGGAAGGAAAACCTGAAGAAGTGCAGCCTGCGTGGTTTAGAGAATAGACCCGATTTTTCATTTTTATCTTATCCAATTGAAGAACTGCCTTCTTTGGATTCTTATGTTTTATTGACAATTGATGCTCCTCCATTAGACTCTTCAGATGCCCAAAATGGCCTGCTCGTTTTAGATGCGACATGGCGTTATGCGGAGAAAATGTTTGATTGGGTGCAACAAAAAGCTTCAATTAAGCTACGCAGTATCCCCCCCCAATGCCGTACGGCCTATCCTCGTTGTCAAACAGCCTGTCCATTTCCGGAACAAGGCTTGGCTTCGATCGAAGCGATTTATATCGCCTACACAATTTTAAAGAGAGATCCTTCTCAACTTTTAGATCAATACTATTGGAAAGAAGAATTTATAAGGAAAAATAAGTCCTTTTTAGATTCTTTACGCCTCTGA
- a CDS encoding thioredoxin family protein — MMKQLSFILLTALAFCWLSSAQAATATSQIHWHENYADAAKLSASTGKPIFLLFTGSDWCTYCIKLENEVFATPEFSQDLANRLIFVKLDYPPKASVPPQIKEQNEALKRKFNIQGFPTVILLDSKGGQIGVTGYKTGGGKSYADHIQKLLNNHSAYLQKMNTAESQKLSKAA; from the coding sequence ATGATGAAACAATTATCTTTTATATTGTTAACAGCTCTCGCTTTCTGCTGGCTAAGCTCGGCACAAGCCGCTACAGCAACTTCTCAAATCCATTGGCATGAAAATTATGCAGATGCAGCTAAATTATCCGCATCTACTGGTAAGCCAATATTTTTGCTATTCACAGGATCAGATTGGTGTACGTATTGCATTAAATTAGAAAACGAAGTGTTTGCTACCCCAGAATTTTCGCAAGATTTAGCGAATCGTTTAATTTTCGTTAAACTTGATTATCCCCCAAAAGCATCCGTTCCCCCACAAATCAAAGAACAAAACGAAGCTTTAAAACGCAAATTCAATATCCAAGGCTTTCCAACTGTGATTCTTTTAGATTCTAAAGGTGGCCAAATTGGGGTAACAGGCTATAAAACAGGTGGCGGTAAAAGCTATGCTGACCATATTCAAAAATTGCTGAATAATCATTCCGCTTATTTACAAAAAATGAATACTGCTGAAAGCCAAAAACTTTCAAAAGCAGCTTAG
- a CDS encoding ATP-dependent helicase — MKNDFKEELDALNPSQRAAVTTTDGRVLILAGAGSGKTKVLTVRMAYLMSIKGASPKSILGLTFTNKAAAEMRHRIGAFAAPHIAKQISLCTFHSFCMQILRAEIHKLGYTPQFSLYDEKDVQRLIGLIARDVLEHEAELPSLASTTAVINQAQNKGLASEEICDTGSEWHDEFARTIYQRLQASLRAYNAVDFNNLLGLTVQLFENFPDVLEKYQERYRYIMIDEYQDTNPVQYKLASLLSRKYQNLCVVGDDDQSIYGWRGAEVKNILDFSDATTIKLEQNYRSTNNILKAANGVISHNQTRYQKVLWSNRGEGDLIEVFHAPSDKEEAEAVVYRIAHMREKYQLKWRDIAILYRSNALSRLFELALMNYAWKDGDQWIKGIPYEIFGGTEFYERREVRDLFAYLRVIANPLDQEALLRIINQPRRGIGEASLDAATAYNRSHQLPLWNVLKSLANREPAVQEVSSHWSQKALDSLQGFIGILENSKQRFEQDFSYALTELIEAVNYKKAINDEVKSAQMRDFKWENVQEFVSSLVEFNESFLKEFNKTPTLHDFITSTPLQQDWNQSQKNTQQKDQVNLMTFHSSKGLEFKACFLVGIEDHIIPHEKSLKEVGVEEERRLMYVGITRARQFLTISMARKRKRMGKEYASKPSRFLHEIPKELLNITKWDQSLEI, encoded by the coding sequence ATGAAAAATGATTTTAAAGAAGAACTAGATGCCTTAAATCCCTCGCAAAGAGCTGCAGTTACGACAACAGATGGTCGCGTATTGATTTTAGCTGGTGCAGGCAGTGGCAAAACCAAGGTTTTGACTGTGCGCATGGCTTATTTAATGTCGATAAAAGGGGCTTCTCCAAAATCGATTTTGGGACTCACATTCACCAACAAAGCGGCTGCGGAAATGCGTCATCGCATTGGAGCATTTGCTGCTCCCCACATTGCCAAGCAAATTTCTTTGTGCACATTTCATAGTTTTTGTATGCAAATACTGCGGGCTGAAATTCATAAGCTTGGTTATACACCTCAATTTAGTTTGTATGACGAAAAAGATGTGCAACGCCTGATCGGATTGATTGCACGTGATGTGCTCGAACATGAAGCGGAATTACCTTCCTTGGCCAGTACAACGGCCGTGATTAATCAAGCACAAAACAAAGGTTTGGCGAGTGAGGAAATCTGTGATACAGGTTCGGAATGGCATGACGAATTTGCAAGAACCATTTATCAACGGCTCCAGGCTAGTTTGCGTGCCTATAATGCTGTCGATTTTAATAACTTATTGGGTTTAACAGTTCAGCTTTTCGAAAATTTTCCCGATGTCTTAGAAAAATACCAGGAACGGTATCGGTACATCATGATCGATGAGTATCAAGATACCAATCCTGTCCAATACAAATTGGCTTCTTTACTTTCTCGAAAATATCAAAATTTATGTGTTGTTGGAGATGATGACCAATCTATCTATGGCTGGCGGGGTGCGGAAGTTAAGAATATTTTAGATTTTTCAGATGCGACAACCATTAAACTTGAACAAAACTATCGATCGACAAACAATATTTTAAAAGCGGCAAATGGAGTGATTAGTCACAATCAAACCCGTTATCAAAAAGTTTTATGGAGCAATCGAGGAGAAGGGGATCTGATAGAAGTATTTCATGCGCCCTCGGATAAAGAAGAGGCTGAGGCTGTTGTTTATCGCATTGCTCATATGCGAGAAAAATATCAATTAAAATGGCGAGATATTGCCATTCTTTATCGTTCAAATGCTTTATCACGTCTTTTTGAGCTCGCTTTAATGAATTATGCCTGGAAGGATGGGGATCAATGGATTAAAGGGATTCCTTACGAGATTTTTGGCGGCACAGAGTTTTACGAAAGACGTGAAGTGCGCGATCTTTTTGCTTATTTAAGAGTCATCGCAAATCCGTTAGATCAAGAAGCTCTTTTACGCATTATCAATCAGCCAAGGCGTGGGATTGGAGAGGCCTCTCTAGATGCTGCAACAGCTTATAACCGTTCACATCAACTCCCTTTATGGAATGTTTTAAAATCTTTAGCCAATCGAGAACCGGCGGTTCAAGAGGTGTCTTCTCATTGGAGCCAAAAGGCATTGGATTCTCTTCAGGGATTTATAGGGATTTTGGAAAATTCCAAACAACGCTTTGAGCAAGATTTTTCGTATGCTTTGACTGAGTTAATTGAAGCAGTTAATTATAAAAAAGCAATCAATGACGAAGTTAAAAGTGCACAAATGCGTGATTTTAAATGGGAAAATGTGCAGGAATTTGTTTCTTCTCTTGTTGAATTTAATGAATCTTTTTTAAAAGAATTTAATAAGACTCCCACACTTCATGATTTTATTACTTCAACTCCTTTGCAACAAGATTGGAATCAAAGTCAAAAAAATACGCAACAAAAAGATCAAGTGAATTTAATGACCTTTCATAGTTCTAAAGGGCTCGAATTTAAAGCTTGCTTTCTTGTGGGAATAGAAGATCATATTATCCCGCATGAGAAAAGCTTGAAGGAAGTTGGAGTAGAGGAGGAAAGGCGTTTAATGTATGTCGGCATTACACGTGCAAGACAGTTTTTAACGATCAGCATGGCAAGAAAAAGGAAGCGGATGGGAAAAGAGTATGCCTCTAAACCATCTCGTTTTTTGCATGAAATTCCCAAAGAGTTACTGAACATCACTAAATGGGATCAATCTCTTGAAATTTAG
- the rnpA gene encoding ribonuclease P protein component, producing the protein MISCSFPKALKIRTRKQYQRLSHKGSRCFGCYVMIEFCKRTHAQTRLGITVSKKYGKAHDRNRFKRTVREAFRTCHHLLPPHLDLNVKPRGFHKNLKTQDVQKEMLLLLQPSDNQVALL; encoded by the coding sequence GTGATCTCTTGCTCTTTTCCAAAAGCATTAAAAATCCGCACCCGAAAACAGTATCAACGGTTATCTCATAAGGGTAGTCGATGCTTCGGGTGTTATGTGATGATTGAATTTTGTAAGCGCACACATGCGCAAACAAGGCTTGGGATAACCGTATCTAAAAAATACGGGAAGGCACATGATCGCAATCGCTTTAAAAGAACTGTGCGTGAAGCATTTAGAACTTGTCATCATTTGCTTCCCCCTCACTTAGATTTAAATGTGAAACCTCGTGGGTTTCACAAAAATCTAAAAACTCAAGATGTGCAAAAGGAAATGTTACTTTTGCTTCAGCCCTCCGATAATCAAGTCGCTTTACTTTGA